The Cellulomonas sp. S1-8 genomic sequence CGACGAGCAGCGTGCCGCCGGCGTGACGCAGGTGTGGACCGTGCAGCACGCCAAGTCCGACGACCGCCTCGTCATCGACCTGTTCGACGTGCACCACGACTCGGCGCACGCGCTGGGCGTCGACCCGGGGCTGGTCAAGGACGGCGTCGAGGCGCACCTGCAGGAGCTCCTGGCGGCGCAGATCGCGCTGCTCGGCTCCGGGCACACGCTGGTGCGCCGCGAGTACCCGACGCCGATCGGGCCCGTCGACATCCTGGCGCGGGCACCTGACGGCGGCAACGTGGCCGTCGAGATCAAGCGCCGCGGGGACATCGACGGCGTCGAGCAGCTGACGAGGTACCTCGACCTGCTCAACCGCGACCCGATGCTGAGCCCGGTGCGCGGCGTGTTCGCGGCGCAGGAGATCAAGCCGCAGGCCCGGGTGCTCGCGACGGACCGCGGGATCGCGTGCCTCGTGCTCGACTACGACGCGATGCGGGGCGTCGACGACGTGGACTCGCGGCTCTTCTAGCCCGCGGCGCCCACCGCACCGA encodes the following:
- the nucS gene encoding endonuclease NucS translates to MRLVVAECAARYTGRLSAHLPRARRLLVVKADGSVLLHSDGGSYKPLNWMSPPCSLAVGEPDDEQRAAGVTQVWTVQHAKSDDRLVIDLFDVHHDSAHALGVDPGLVKDGVEAHLQELLAAQIALLGSGHTLVRREYPTPIGPVDILARAPDGGNVAVEIKRRGDIDGVEQLTRYLDLLNRDPMLSPVRGVFAAQEIKPQARVLATDRGIACLVLDYDAMRGVDDVDSRLF